A genome region from Brooklawnia propionicigenes includes the following:
- a CDS encoding FAD-dependent oxidoreductase, producing MTEPEWLTRGDHHGWRGWLISLIVGVVVGILLAPSAITGVFIGIAFTSTALGTLIPVLRDEGDLHSPFGRAVTATGAAGEFGPLLAISIFLGGRSPLAGMLVVAVFAIIAGVAIWLASRSSLPVFNRMMTLTLHTSGQFAIRTVIFLLAGLSVLSIVLGLDMLLGAFAAGVLSRVLLAGSAPADREMVEAKLEAVGFGFLVPVFFIMTGVTFDLNALIAAPRLIGLLGFAVVLLLIIRGIPALLAVPQGSTAADRAAMLLFGATGLPIIVAVTGIGVERGELDAGLAAALVGAGMLSVLIFPALALALRRRSQGRAARRPGRCPDPGLASPPEKARAVRPSDTTDDTRSTRLEAMDAFDVVVVGAGPAGENAADYAIRSSSRTAALVESGLVGGECSYYACMPSKALLRPLDVRAAAIHLGGLPDHLDVDTAALLARRDSWVSDYVDQGQVSWAEEAGISVVRGTGRLVGERTVEVTGPEGTRTLHARHAVVLATGSRPVVPEFLRPALPWGSRDATGIVEVPSSVAVVGGGVVACEASRWLAALGARVTMLVRGRRLLTRFEPFVSDLVAAGLAAEGVDIRFGVRLTAADRPDASDTGLGRVHGGPVRLAAADGSESIHAEVLVATGRTPARDDLGLDSVGLSPADLDGPLPQWLYLAGDISGAAPLTHWGKYQARLVGDRIAARAEGRTPPAEPPGVPVPQVVFTDPQVTTVGLTAAQAGEAGHRIRTVQVPVSSTGGVMLLRDDATGTAQLVIDDETNTVLGATFVGPDLAELLHSATIAITAKVPIDVLWHAVPSYPTASELWLRLLDSDREATR from the coding sequence GTGACAGAACCCGAATGGCTCACCCGGGGCGACCATCACGGCTGGCGTGGCTGGCTGATCTCGCTGATCGTCGGTGTGGTCGTGGGCATCCTGCTCGCCCCATCGGCGATCACCGGGGTGTTCATCGGGATCGCTTTCACCTCCACCGCGCTGGGTACCCTGATTCCGGTGCTGCGCGACGAGGGCGATCTGCATTCACCATTCGGGCGGGCCGTGACCGCAACCGGCGCGGCCGGCGAGTTCGGTCCGCTGCTCGCGATCTCGATCTTCCTGGGTGGACGCAGTCCGCTCGCCGGAATGCTGGTGGTAGCCGTCTTCGCGATCATCGCAGGCGTGGCGATCTGGCTCGCCTCACGCTCGTCCCTTCCGGTCTTCAATCGGATGATGACGCTGACCCTGCACACCAGCGGCCAGTTCGCCATCCGCACCGTCATTTTCCTGCTCGCCGGTTTGTCGGTGCTGAGCATCGTGCTGGGCCTGGACATGCTGCTGGGTGCCTTCGCTGCCGGCGTCCTCAGCCGAGTGCTGTTGGCCGGTTCGGCGCCCGCCGACCGCGAGATGGTCGAGGCGAAGCTGGAAGCCGTGGGCTTCGGCTTCCTGGTGCCGGTCTTCTTCATCATGACCGGTGTCACCTTCGACCTCAACGCCCTGATCGCCGCGCCCAGGCTGATCGGCCTGCTGGGGTTTGCGGTGGTGCTGCTGTTGATCATCCGCGGCATCCCGGCGCTGCTGGCCGTACCGCAAGGCTCAACAGCTGCCGACCGCGCGGCCATGCTGCTCTTCGGGGCCACGGGGCTGCCCATCATCGTCGCGGTCACCGGCATCGGAGTCGAACGCGGTGAGCTCGACGCCGGTCTCGCCGCCGCGCTGGTCGGGGCCGGAATGCTGTCGGTACTGATCTTCCCGGCACTCGCGCTGGCGCTGCGTCGGCGCTCCCAGGGGCGAGCTGCTCGCCGACCCGGACGATGTCCCGATCCAGGGCTAGCGTCTCCGCCTGAAAAGGCCCGCGCGGTGCGTCCGTCCGACACGACGGACGACACCCGCTCGACGAGACTGGAAGCTATGGATGCTTTCGATGTGGTGGTGGTCGGTGCCGGACCCGCCGGCGAGAATGCGGCGGACTATGCGATCAGGAGCAGCTCGCGGACGGCGGCGCTGGTCGAATCCGGGCTCGTCGGCGGCGAGTGCTCCTACTACGCGTGCATGCCGAGCAAGGCGTTGCTGCGCCCACTGGACGTCCGCGCCGCCGCGATCCACCTCGGTGGGCTGCCCGACCACCTGGACGTGGACACGGCCGCCCTACTGGCCCGCCGGGATTCGTGGGTGAGCGACTACGTCGACCAGGGCCAGGTGAGCTGGGCCGAGGAGGCGGGAATCAGCGTCGTCCGTGGTACCGGCAGGCTGGTCGGCGAACGGACGGTCGAGGTCACCGGCCCGGAGGGCACGCGCACTCTGCACGCCCGGCACGCGGTAGTGCTCGCCACCGGCTCGCGCCCGGTCGTCCCGGAGTTCTTGAGGCCGGCCCTGCCGTGGGGCTCGCGGGATGCCACCGGAATCGTCGAGGTTCCCAGCTCGGTCGCCGTCGTCGGCGGTGGCGTGGTGGCCTGCGAGGCATCCCGCTGGCTGGCCGCGCTCGGCGCCCGGGTGACGATGCTGGTCCGCGGCCGGCGACTGCTGACGCGGTTCGAGCCCTTCGTGTCCGACCTCGTCGCAGCCGGTCTGGCCGCGGAGGGGGTGGACATCCGCTTCGGCGTCCGACTCACGGCTGCCGACCGACCCGACGCCAGCGATACCGGCCTGGGACGCGTCCATGGCGGACCGGTGCGGTTGGCGGCAGCCGACGGCAGCGAATCGATCCACGCCGAGGTGCTGGTCGCGACCGGACGCACGCCGGCACGCGACGACCTCGGGCTGGACAGTGTTGGGCTGTCCCCCGCCGATCTGGACGGCCCGCTCCCGCAGTGGCTGTACCTCGCCGGCGACATCAGTGGCGCGGCACCACTCACCCACTGGGGCAAGTACCAGGCGCGACTGGTCGGAGACCGGATCGCCGCGCGGGCCGAGGGTCGCACACCACCCGCCGAGCCCCCCGGTGTGCCGGTTCCTCAGGTCGTGTTCACCGATCCACAGGTCACCACCGTCGGGCTGACCGCTGCCCAAGCAGGCGAGGCCGGTCACCGGATCCGGACCGTGCAGGTACCCGTCAGCTCGACCGGCGGCGTCATGCTGCTGCGCGACGACGCGACCGGGACGGCCCAGCTGGTCATTGACGACGAGACCAACACGGTGCTGGGGGCCACCTTCGTCGGGCCGGACCTGGCCGAACTGCTGCACTCGGCAACGATCGCCATCACCGCGAAGGTGCCCATAGACGTGCTGTGGCACGCGGTGCCCTCCTACCCGACCGCGAGCGAGCTGTGGCTGCGTCTGCTGGACAGCGACCGGGAGGCCACCCGTTAG
- a CDS encoding MFS transporter has product MSNGQTRLVDRLRGIFADTRPLTSPDFRRLWTANIVTVIGAQLTVVAVPAQIYAITSSSAMVGLTGVFGLVPLIVMGLWGGALADVMDRRRLLEITTGGLIVTSALFWAQAALSLDNVWLLLGIFALQQAFFAVNQPTRTAILPKLVPADQLPAANALNMTVLSAGAIAGPLVGGALIPVLGYSWLYLIDTITLMATLYAVWRLKPMPVEGTTGAPGLRSVIDGLIYLSGHKILLLSFAVDLIAMIFGMPRALFPEIAHVSFGGPIEGGVQFALLYAAMPAGAVLGGVFGGWVSRVHRQGAAVLWAVTAWGGSMALMGLAVGLSGWQTRVALGVALGMLVVGGASDMVSAAFRQSILLSATDDAVRGRMQGVFIVVVAGGPRLADVLHGAASDVVGPAWATGGGGLLVVAGMAAIALAFPAFRNYSIAKAKDE; this is encoded by the coding sequence GTGTCAAATGGCCAAACCCGACTGGTGGACCGCCTGCGCGGCATTTTCGCTGACACGCGTCCGCTCACCTCTCCCGACTTCCGGCGGCTGTGGACAGCCAATATCGTCACGGTCATCGGAGCCCAGCTGACCGTGGTGGCGGTGCCCGCGCAGATCTACGCGATCACGAGCTCGTCGGCAATGGTCGGCCTGACCGGCGTCTTCGGACTGGTGCCGCTGATCGTGATGGGGCTGTGGGGTGGCGCGCTGGCCGACGTCATGGACCGGCGTCGGCTGCTGGAGATCACCACCGGTGGCCTGATCGTCACCTCCGCGCTGTTCTGGGCGCAGGCCGCGCTGAGCCTCGACAACGTCTGGCTGCTGCTGGGCATCTTCGCGCTGCAGCAGGCGTTTTTCGCCGTGAACCAGCCGACGCGCACCGCCATCTTGCCCAAGCTCGTGCCGGCCGATCAGTTGCCGGCCGCCAATGCTCTGAATATGACGGTGCTGTCCGCCGGGGCGATCGCCGGGCCGCTGGTCGGGGGAGCGTTGATTCCGGTGCTCGGTTACTCCTGGCTCTACCTGATCGACACGATCACCCTGATGGCGACGCTGTATGCGGTCTGGCGGTTGAAGCCGATGCCTGTCGAGGGGACGACAGGTGCACCCGGGCTGCGTTCGGTGATCGATGGGCTGATCTACCTGAGCGGGCACAAGATCTTGTTGCTGAGCTTCGCGGTCGATCTGATCGCGATGATCTTCGGCATGCCACGGGCGCTGTTCCCCGAAATCGCGCACGTCTCCTTCGGCGGGCCCATCGAGGGTGGCGTCCAGTTCGCGCTGCTCTATGCCGCCATGCCGGCCGGCGCGGTGCTGGGCGGAGTCTTCGGAGGCTGGGTCTCGCGCGTCCACCGGCAGGGTGCGGCGGTGCTGTGGGCCGTGACTGCGTGGGGCGGTTCGATGGCGCTGATGGGTCTTGCGGTCGGCCTGTCCGGCTGGCAGACCCGGGTGGCGCTCGGCGTTGCGCTGGGGATGCTCGTGGTCGGTGGCGCCAGCGACATGGTTTCGGCGGCGTTCCGGCAGTCGATCCTGCTCAGCGCGACCGACGATGCGGTCCGCGGTCGGATGCAGGGGGTGTTCATCGTGGTCGTCGCCGGCGGTCCCAGGCTCGCCGACGTTCTGCACGGCGCCGCGTCCGATGTCGTCGGCCCTGCCTGGGCCACCGGAGGCGGTGGGCTGCTCGTCGTCGCCGGCATGGCGGCGATCGCGCTGGCCTTCCCCGCGTTCCGGAATTACAGCATCGCCAAAGCCAAGGACGAATAG
- a CDS encoding Pr6Pr family membrane protein: MLVLLVVTAAQLASQGARGVSAPSPRLSAAVMMTITVTMGVYLVLLAPNAFQQSGGAYRPFGLTSDLVHIVAPCLIIADWLAFTPKGRLRWFDPLMWTIPPYAYLVFAFTRIALGADFGVGRIYPYPFMDIEVNGLGGVVLWIGALSIVLVTIGYGNYALDRLLAKMAQHR, from the coding sequence ATGCTCGTGCTGCTGGTCGTGACCGCAGCGCAGCTCGCGAGCCAGGGCGCGCGAGGGGTCTCGGCGCCGTCACCGCGGCTGAGCGCGGCGGTGATGATGACGATCACGGTCACCATGGGGGTCTATCTCGTGCTGCTGGCTCCGAACGCCTTCCAGCAGTCGGGCGGCGCATACCGGCCGTTCGGCCTGACCAGCGATCTGGTGCACATCGTCGCGCCCTGCCTGATCATCGCGGACTGGCTGGCGTTCACGCCGAAAGGCAGGCTGCGCTGGTTCGATCCGCTGATGTGGACGATCCCGCCCTACGCCTATCTGGTCTTCGCGTTCACCCGCATCGCGCTCGGCGCCGACTTCGGTGTCGGGCGGATCTACCCGTATCCCTTCATGGACATCGAGGTCAACGGGCTGGGCGGTGTCGTGCTGTGGATCGGCGCGCTGAGCATCGTCCTGGTGACGATCGGCTACGGGAATTACGCGCTCGACCGGCTTCTCGCCAAGATGGCGCAGCACCGCTGA
- a CDS encoding ABC transporter permease subunit, with amino-acid sequence MNPISLRRVRAVAGKELRDYRRNRSLVAGMTIIPLVFLITPLVQVFTMTPADLQHGAWLVYMLGIPAVAPTVIAAHAIVGERQQGTLEPVLTTPVRRDELLLGKALAALVPSVAVSYLVFGLVVAVIAVFAEPQSAAAVLRGPAIAAQIFFTPLVAAWSIWIGIIISTRAKDVRSAQQIAMPISLPSFAVALLVAMGVIPATLPVACLLAAILAGLNIAGWAMSVAAFDPERLITR; translated from the coding sequence ATGAACCCGATCAGCCTGCGCCGCGTTCGCGCCGTTGCCGGCAAGGAACTGCGGGACTACCGGCGCAACCGTTCCCTGGTCGCCGGGATGACGATCATCCCGTTGGTGTTCTTGATCACACCCCTGGTCCAGGTGTTCACCATGACGCCGGCCGATCTCCAGCACGGCGCCTGGCTGGTCTACATGCTCGGCATCCCGGCCGTCGCGCCGACCGTGATCGCCGCCCACGCCATCGTCGGCGAACGCCAGCAGGGCACCCTCGAGCCCGTCCTGACCACCCCGGTGCGCCGCGACGAACTCCTGCTGGGCAAGGCACTCGCTGCCCTCGTCCCCTCGGTGGCTGTCTCCTACCTCGTCTTCGGCCTTGTCGTCGCCGTGATCGCAGTGTTCGCCGAGCCACAGTCGGCAGCGGCGGTGCTGCGGGGCCCAGCGATCGCCGCTCAGATCTTCTTCACGCCGCTGGTCGCAGCATGGTCGATCTGGATCGGCATCATCATCTCCACCCGGGCCAAAGACGTCCGCAGCGCACAGCAGATCGCGATGCCGATCAGCCTGCCCTCGTTCGCCGTCGCCCTCCTGGTGGCCATGGGCGTCATTCCCGCAACGCTGCCGGTGGCCTGCCTGCTCGCCGCCATCCTCGCCGGACTCAACATCGCCGGATGGGCGATGAGCGTGGCCGCGTTCGACCCCGAACGTCTCATCACCAGATGA
- a CDS encoding ABC transporter ATP-binding protein yields MTRALPDGDSQVPSGIGNTAAGRDDPAISVHGLTKRFGSRTAFSDVSFEVARGEVFGFLGPNGAGKTTMVRTLGTLLTPTAGSATVAGLALRPDNGARIRGRIAIMPESAGLYQRLSVNENLAYFAGLYEVPDPGRRIAQALASVGLTDRAKDLCGTLSKGLRQRVSLARTLLSDPQVLFLDEPTSGLDPVAAHEVHQLLDGLRSRGVTIFLTTHRLDEAERLCDRVAILNTTLRVIGRPADLRDRLFAKTLRVVTRLPLDRPDVVLSGLPGVRAWHDQGPGDYLLTVTDPAVAAPAVARAVVATGADVLSIGEAPHSLEDVYLLLVDPGTTGTSGTTGIDGQEDR; encoded by the coding sequence ATGACGCGCGCCCTGCCCGACGGGGACTCCCAGGTGCCGTCCGGCATCGGCAATACCGCCGCTGGCCGGGACGACCCCGCCATCTCGGTCCACGGGTTGACCAAGCGATTCGGCAGCCGGACCGCGTTCTCCGATGTCTCGTTCGAGGTCGCCCGCGGTGAGGTGTTCGGTTTTCTGGGCCCGAACGGCGCCGGCAAGACGACCATGGTGCGCACCCTCGGCACACTTCTCACCCCGACGGCCGGGTCGGCGACGGTCGCCGGGCTGGCGCTTCGACCCGACAACGGCGCGCGCATTCGCGGCCGGATCGCCATCATGCCCGAGTCCGCGGGTCTGTATCAGCGGCTGAGCGTCAACGAGAACCTGGCCTATTTCGCGGGCCTGTACGAGGTGCCCGATCCCGGCCGGCGCATCGCGCAGGCCTTGGCGTCGGTCGGCCTGACCGATCGGGCCAAGGACCTGTGCGGCACGCTGTCGAAGGGCCTGCGGCAGCGCGTCAGCCTGGCCCGCACCCTACTCAGCGACCCACAGGTCCTTTTCCTGGACGAGCCCACCTCCGGTCTGGATCCGGTCGCCGCTCACGAGGTTCACCAATTGCTCGATGGGCTGCGCAGCCGCGGCGTGACCATCTTCTTGACCACGCACCGGCTGGACGAGGCCGAGCGGCTGTGTGATCGGGTCGCGATCCTCAATACGACCCTGCGGGTGATCGGCCGCCCTGCCGACCTGCGCGATCGGCTGTTCGCCAAGACCTTGCGGGTCGTGACCCGGCTGCCCCTCGACCGTCCGGACGTGGTGTTGAGCGGTCTGCCCGGCGTTCGGGCCTGGCATGATCAGGGCCCGGGCGACTACCTGCTGACCGTCACCGATCCCGCGGTCGCCGCGCCCGCGGTGGCCCGGGCCGTGGTCGCCACCGGTGCGGACGTGCTGTCGATCGGTGAGGCACCGCACAGCCTCGAAGACGTCTACCTCCTGCTCGTCGACCCCGGCACCACCGGCACCAGCGGCACCACCGGCATCGACGGTCAGGAGGACCGATGA
- a CDS encoding SNF2-related protein: protein MTRLDPPDDLATPSTWALGLAYAREGRVNVLHHDRLRHEITARCRGSRNRNYTVHASYACSPDGELVAIDGSCSCPVVYNCKHCVAVVATELDLAGPGTGRSALPGRSGGRTQALLSELPAIDSEMAPEDLLPPPAQIIGLPAWRRTLDRIFTPVHDPHRPDLQPLALLLTFEPDPAPGDQSGVPSRYASTAFGRRLTELGYAFPSRPGFVHVIPARAGKRQAWVRTGISWMRLRASEVQNANPAHLDALNGLRRLYADVGPYLGAQDPIALEKINHPALWLVLQEIVDAGIAVVEDTSLRPVSIEPEPAKADIEITQTDAGELTVRAAVRHPQLDAGTATTRLGDPPHGVAWRDDSGVHLARFELPADRTWKQLAAERDEISIPADDYEDFVQTVLPRIARVGWTSPDGSFEPPAPPAPRLHLELGIAPTTADTLKPRAHLRWGWHYRDDEGRGRGPLPLETTSRDATRDLDQERSIATAVAAEFADLPAALREPSETAPQTPLLRQDAQLSGMDVVRLTQEVLPRLEELGVIVETGQIPAFQETSGARIQVGLDNEGSGNDWLDLEITVEVDGHELPIAALIRSLTLGDEAVFLPDGSYLRLDDPELDQLRQLLEEAAELGDQRRSGVRVPRVRMSWWEDLLSLNIVQSSTDAWFDALRKAMTNPPPVAELPAGLDAQLRPYQLAGYRWLAGLRRSGLGGVLADDMGLGKTVQALAMILDEREQADPDDAGPAPWLVVAPTSVVPNWASEAKRFTPSLRVVMIEATETRRGVPLRELAGQADIVITSYALLRLEADEYAAQSWAGMLLDEAQNAKNHSSKVFAAVMGVGAPMTYAITGTPMENNLGELWAMFSLTAPGLLGSPKQFREAFRRPIERQDDADGQRLALLRRRIAPFLLRRTKDQVALDLPPKQEQIIQVDLAPAHRRIYDRQLQRERQRVLQLTDDMDHNQIEVLAALTRLRQLAIDPSLVDQGETEIKAPSSKLDALVPLLQEAANEGHRVLVFSQFTRYLRKIAARLDHEKIGYSYLDGTTAHRRDVIDGFTQGDDPVFLISLKAGGAGINLTEADYAILADPWWNPAVENQAVDRTHRIGQTRPVHVYRMVSRGTIEEKVLALQDAKRELISGVLGADTDEAAGDVPVPGRGGRLSAEDVRMLLG, encoded by the coding sequence GTGACGCGACTCGACCCACCTGACGACCTGGCGACCCCCAGCACCTGGGCGCTCGGGCTCGCCTACGCGCGCGAAGGACGCGTCAACGTCTTGCATCACGATCGTCTGCGCCACGAGATCACCGCTCGCTGTCGGGGCTCGCGCAACCGCAACTACACCGTGCACGCCAGCTACGCCTGCAGTCCCGATGGTGAGCTGGTGGCGATCGACGGCTCCTGCAGCTGCCCGGTGGTCTACAACTGCAAGCACTGCGTCGCGGTGGTGGCCACCGAACTTGATCTCGCCGGTCCCGGCACCGGCAGGTCTGCGCTGCCGGGCAGATCGGGCGGTCGCACGCAGGCCCTGCTCAGTGAGCTGCCTGCGATCGACTCGGAGATGGCTCCCGAGGATCTGCTGCCACCGCCGGCGCAGATCATCGGGCTGCCGGCCTGGCGTCGGACGCTGGACCGCATCTTCACACCGGTCCACGACCCACACCGCCCAGATCTTCAGCCGCTCGCGCTGCTGCTGACCTTCGAGCCGGACCCGGCGCCGGGCGACCAGTCCGGGGTGCCGTCCCGCTATGCGTCCACGGCCTTCGGACGACGGCTGACCGAACTCGGCTACGCCTTCCCCAGCAGGCCGGGGTTCGTGCATGTCATTCCCGCCCGCGCCGGCAAACGGCAGGCCTGGGTGCGCACCGGCATCTCCTGGATGCGGCTGCGGGCCAGCGAGGTGCAGAATGCGAACCCCGCCCACCTGGATGCGCTCAACGGATTGCGGCGGCTGTATGCGGATGTGGGCCCCTACCTCGGCGCGCAGGACCCGATCGCGCTCGAGAAGATCAACCACCCTGCGCTGTGGCTGGTCCTGCAGGAGATCGTCGACGCCGGAATCGCTGTCGTCGAGGACACCTCGCTGCGCCCGGTGAGCATTGAGCCCGAGCCGGCCAAGGCCGACATCGAGATCACCCAGACCGATGCGGGCGAGCTGACCGTGCGCGCCGCGGTCCGCCACCCGCAATTGGACGCCGGCACCGCCACGACGCGGCTGGGTGATCCGCCGCACGGCGTCGCCTGGCGCGATGACTCGGGCGTCCACCTGGCGCGCTTCGAGCTGCCGGCGGATAGGACCTGGAAGCAGCTGGCGGCAGAACGCGACGAGATCAGCATCCCCGCGGACGACTACGAGGACTTCGTCCAGACGGTGCTGCCGCGGATCGCCCGCGTCGGATGGACGTCGCCGGACGGCAGCTTCGAGCCGCCTGCGCCGCCGGCACCGCGCCTGCACCTGGAACTCGGCATCGCCCCGACCACCGCGGACACCCTGAAGCCGAGGGCCCATCTGCGCTGGGGCTGGCATTACCGTGACGACGAGGGCCGCGGTCGCGGACCGCTGCCGTTGGAGACGACCTCGCGGGACGCGACCCGCGATCTTGACCAGGAGCGCAGCATCGCGACTGCTGTCGCCGCCGAGTTCGCGGACCTGCCCGCGGCGCTCCGGGAGCCGTCCGAGACGGCACCCCAGACCCCGCTGCTTCGCCAGGACGCGCAACTGTCCGGCATGGACGTGGTGCGGCTCACCCAGGAGGTGCTCCCCCGGCTCGAGGAACTCGGCGTGATCGTGGAGACCGGCCAGATTCCCGCTTTCCAGGAGACCTCCGGGGCCAGGATTCAGGTCGGTCTGGACAATGAGGGCAGCGGCAATGACTGGCTCGACCTGGAGATCACGGTCGAGGTGGACGGTCACGAGCTGCCGATCGCCGCGCTCATCCGGTCACTCACGCTGGGCGATGAGGCCGTCTTCTTGCCCGACGGCAGCTATCTGCGGCTCGATGATCCCGAGCTGGATCAGCTGCGGCAACTGCTCGAGGAGGCCGCGGAACTGGGCGACCAGCGCCGCTCGGGGGTGCGGGTTCCGCGGGTGCGGATGTCGTGGTGGGAGGATCTGCTCTCGCTCAACATCGTGCAGTCATCGACCGACGCCTGGTTCGACGCGCTGCGCAAGGCGATGACCAACCCGCCGCCGGTGGCCGAGCTGCCCGCCGGCCTGGACGCGCAGCTGCGTCCGTACCAGCTGGCCGGCTACCGCTGGCTGGCCGGGTTGCGGCGCTCAGGGCTGGGCGGCGTCCTGGCCGACGACATGGGCCTGGGCAAGACGGTGCAGGCGCTCGCGATGATTCTCGACGAACGTGAGCAGGCAGACCCAGATGATGCCGGGCCGGCGCCATGGCTGGTGGTCGCGCCTACCTCGGTGGTGCCGAACTGGGCGTCCGAGGCGAAACGGTTCACGCCGAGCCTGCGGGTCGTGATGATCGAGGCCACCGAGACCCGCCGCGGCGTCCCGCTCCGCGAATTGGCTGGTCAGGCCGACATTGTGATCACCTCGTACGCGCTGTTGCGGCTGGAGGCCGATGAGTACGCCGCCCAGTCGTGGGCGGGCATGCTGCTGGACGAGGCCCAGAACGCGAAGAACCACTCGTCCAAGGTCTTCGCTGCAGTGATGGGCGTCGGCGCGCCGATGACGTATGCGATCACCGGCACCCCGATGGAGAACAACCTGGGCGAACTGTGGGCGATGTTCTCCCTGACCGCGCCGGGTCTGCTGGGCAGCCCGAAGCAGTTCCGAGAGGCGTTCCGTCGTCCGATCGAACGCCAGGACGATGCGGACGGGCAGCGGCTGGCGTTGCTGAGGCGCCGCATCGCCCCGTTCCTGCTGCGCCGGACGAAAGATCAGGTCGCGCTCGACCTGCCACCCAAGCAGGAGCAGATCATCCAGGTCGATCTGGCGCCGGCCCACCGGCGGATCTACGACCGGCAGCTGCAGCGGGAGCGTCAGCGGGTGCTGCAGCTGACCGATGACATGGACCACAACCAGATCGAGGTGCTGGCTGCCTTGACCCGGCTGCGTCAGTTGGCGATCGACCCCAGCCTGGTCGATCAGGGCGAGACCGAGATCAAGGCGCCGTCGTCGAAACTGGACGCCTTGGTGCCCCTGCTGCAGGAGGCCGCCAACGAGGGGCACCGCGTGCTGGTCTTCAGCCAGTTCACCCGCTATCTGCGCAAGATCGCGGCCCGGCTCGACCACGAGAAGATCGGGTACTCATATCTGGACGGCACCACAGCGCACCGTCGCGATGTCATCGACGGCTTCACGCAGGGCGACGATCCGGTCTTCCTGATCAGCCTGAAGGCAGGCGGAGCCGGCATCAATCTCACCGAGGCCGACTATGCGATCCTCGCCGACCCCTGGTGGAACCCGGCGGTGGAGAACCAGGCCGTCGACCGGACGCACCGCATCGGCCAGACCCGGCCGGTGCACGTCTACCGGATGGTCTCGCGCGGCACCATCGAGGAGAAGGTGCTGGCCTTGCAGGACGCCAAGCGGGAGCTGATCTCGGGCGTGCTCGGTGCCGACACCGACGAGGCTGCCGGTGACGTGCCGGTACCCGGACGCGGTGGCCGCCTGAGCGCCGAGGACGTCCGGATGCTGCTGGGCTGA
- the ribH gene encoding 6,7-dimethyl-8-ribityllumazine synthase: MSGGMMAGSGSPILTVDGTGRRIAVVASSWHDVIMAALVDNAVSTLEDAGAAATVVRVPGTFELPVACRQLADHFDGLVALGVVIRGGTPHFDYVCAGATQGIIDVMTRTGTPIGFGVLTCDTEQQALARAGLPDSPENKGREAAEAVLATLTAFDAIRT, from the coding sequence CTGTCAGGGGGCATGATGGCCGGCTCCGGATCCCCGATCCTCACTGTCGACGGCACCGGACGGCGCATAGCCGTCGTGGCATCGTCGTGGCATGACGTCATCATGGCTGCCCTGGTCGACAACGCGGTCTCCACGCTGGAGGACGCCGGCGCCGCGGCCACGGTGGTTCGTGTGCCCGGCACTTTCGAGCTGCCGGTGGCCTGTCGCCAGCTTGCCGACCACTTCGATGGGCTGGTGGCGCTGGGAGTCGTCATCCGGGGAGGCACCCCCCACTTCGACTACGTCTGCGCGGGCGCAACCCAGGGCATCATCGACGTGATGACCCGGACCGGGACGCCCATCGGCTTCGGCGTGCTCACCTGCGATACCGAGCAGCAAGCCCTCGCTCGGGCCGGGCTGCCGGACTCGCCAGAGAATAAGGGACGGGAGGCAGCCGAGGCGGTCCTGGCCACCCTTACCGCGTTCGATGCGATCCGAACGTAG